Within Micavibrio sp. TMED2, the genomic segment ATATCCGCTCCGGCCCATGAGTGGCGACGAGGGAGCCGGGCGGCGGCTGATCGGTCAGCAGGTCATAGAGGTCGGTTTCCCATTGTGGCGAATACTCAAACTCGAACCCTTCCAGCATACCGCCGGGGGCGGTCAGGTGCCGCCATGCCTGTATGATCTCATAGGGGCGGTTGTCGGCCTCGATCTGGCTGACATCCTGCCATTCGTCACCGAACCTGTGCGCCAGCCGGTTATAGGTGAAGACGATATGCTTTTCCTCACCACTGAGGCGGGGCGGCGGCGGGTTGGTCATGATTATCGGTATCGGTCGCGTATCTGAGGTGAATATTCGCCACCATGATACAGACCGGTGACCATAAATCCCGTGCTATCAGCCTGTCGGTTCAGTTTGCCGTACTGCCGTTGTCGCCTTTGTTATCATTGCCGCCATTACCATCGCGGCAGGCGACCAGCTCGAAATGCTGGGCGTGCATGTCCTCGGCACCGGCGTCGCGGATTGCCTGCAGCAGGATGGGCTGGTTGTGATGGTTGAGGAAGCCCTGAAACGCGGCGGCATCGCGCCACTGGACATAATTCAGCACCTGTTGCTGATCCTCGCTCACATGGATGTTGGAGGAGATGAAGCCGTCGCAATCGGCGATCCAGTCATCAACCTGTTCCAGCACCGCCGTCACCACGGCATTTGCCTGTGGTGGCTCGACGGTAAAGCCGGAGACCTGAATATGGCAGTCAGGGGTGATTTCCGGGTTGGTCATGATCTGGGGTGCCCTCTTGATTATTCATGCTGTCGCATAACTAACGGGGCAGGCGGTTGGCCGTTCCGGCTGCCCGGAAATTGCCTTTATTGTTCAGTGCTGTTTGACACTGTGTCGTTGTTTTGATGGCTTCCAACACATTGGATTCAGGCCCATTCTCCTGATCAACACGGCCTGACCTCATGCGATGGGTTCGGCTGTTTCATCATTATGTTTCAGGAGAAACACCCCATGTCTGATGCTACCCCGACCTCTATCCTGCGCGTTGATGCCAGTGCACGCACCGCAGCTTCCATGACCCGCCAGCTGACCGATGCGGTCATTGAGCAGCTTGGTGCGACCGGCAATACGGTTGTCAAAACCCGCGATGTTGCGGCCAGCCCGATCGGGTTTATTGATGAGGACTGGATCAATGCCAATTACACCGATCCTGCCGAACGCAGTGACGCACAGCGCACCCGGCTCACGGACTCCGACGCGCTGATTGCCGAACTGCGCGCGGCTGATGTGCTGGTGATTGGCCTGCCGACCTATAATTTCGGCATTCCGGCTTCATTGAAGGCGTGGGTGGATCAGATTTGCCGGGTTGGCGAGACCTTCTACTACACCGAGAACGGGCCGGTTGGTCTGCTTGAGGGCAAGCGTGCCTATGTGGTCATGGCATCCGGTGGCACCGCGGCGGGCAGCGACATTGATTTTGCCTCGACCTATATCCGCCATGTGCTCGGCTTTGTCGGCATCAGCGATGTAAGCGTCATTGCCGCCGACCAACTGATGATGGCCGCCGACGAAAAAGTCGCTGCCGCCAAAGCCATCATCGCCGATATCAGCAAGGCAGCCGCCTGATTGGCTGATGCTTACGGACCGGGTGCTGGCCGTGGCGATACGGTTGGTGCCGGGGCCGGGGTTGGTGTCTTGTGCAGCTGGGTGAACTCGTCATCGGTATGGCGGGCGAGCAGGCTGGCGCCTTCGTGCTTTGCTTCCTGCGTATAGGCGATGGCGGTGATCTGACCAGCGGCGGCGATGGCCAGTGCCTGTGTCGTCGCACCCGGTCCGTTCAACTGGTACGAGCGCTCGACATGGGTGATGGCGATGGTGGCATCGCGCAGATGCTCGACCAGTCGCTTGTCGAGGAAGGCCTGATTTTCGGTTTTCGGTGCGGTGGTCTTTTCCGCGATTGCCTTTACCCGGTCGTCGATGGCGGCAGCACTGGTCAGGCTCGGTGCGCTGGCTGAACCGGTCATCTCGATCGACTGGTTATGGCCGTCGACGCTCTCGGCGGCAAAGGCGCGGGTGGCACGGGTCATTTCCTCAGCCGCGCGCAGCAGATCGCGCTGACGGCGGGCCGGGTCCTGATAGTTGTGGACGCCGGGTTGTGGCAGCAGAGCTGATTGCAGGGCGTGACGGGCCTCGGTCAGACGGGCGAGCGGATTGCTCGGGCGGATCGCGCCCTGGGTTTCGGCAATCTCACGGTAGTCGCGCAGATTTGTCAGTGCAGTTGCAACATCTTTTTTATGGCGCGCATAGACCCGCATGGCGTCACATCTCCCTTCATATTTGGCTTTGCTGGCGTTTGTTATGGCTCAAACGCGAGAAAGCACCAATCAGGGTTTGCTGATACGCGGTGCGGCACCGGCGGCGGGCGGGGTTGGTTTGCCCCGGTTGTGCAGGGCGTCGAAGTCCTCTGCCGGATGGCGGGCAATCAGGCTGGCACCCGGATGCTTTGCTTCCTGCGCGTAAGCGATGCTGTGCAGCTGGGCGGCTGCCTCGATCGCCAAAACCTGTGTCATCGGGCGCGGGCCAACGCCTTTCAGTGTCTGTTCGGTGGCGGTGATCCGCTCCTGTGCGATCCTGACGTGATCGATGAAACGCTTGTCGATATATGCCTGATTGTCGCGCGAATTGCTGGTGCGCTGATTGGCCCAGTGCGTAATGCGGTCATCAATGATCTCGCTCGCCGTCGGATGCGCCTTGGGTGCCTGTAGCCAGGCCTTTTGCGCCTGACGGAAGGATTGCGGATCGCTCTCGCTCAACTGTACCGCGACGCGGCGCAGCAGATCGGTGGCGCGCAGGACATCGCGCTGGCGGCGGGCGGCGGCGAGGTTGCTGT encodes:
- a CDS encoding FMN-dependent NADH-azoreductase, encoding MSDATPTSILRVDASARTAASMTRQLTDAVIEQLGATGNTVVKTRDVAASPIGFIDEDWINANYTDPAERSDAQRTRLTDSDALIAELRAADVLVIGLPTYNFGIPASLKAWVDQICRVGETFYYTENGPVGLLEGKRAYVVMASGGTAAGSDIDFASTYIRHVLGFVGISDVSVIAADQLMMAADEKVAAAKAIIADISKAAA